The genome window AATCCACCTGACAAGAAAATGGATGTGGTTTACACCACATGTAAACATTTAACCTATTGTTATATCATCTGGCCTTTTGTATTGAATTATTCTCGTCTTGAATCAATCCTCAACAATAGCACAATTATTATTGTCTGTCAGTGATCCATTAACAATATACAGGGCTTATTTTCAGGTTATAACAATTCTCCTATAATTATAGTTTGTCACAAACTGACCATTGCTGCTAGGAGGCATTTGTTTTGATGGGGGTCAGGTTTTTATTTTAGATGTTTACTCGCAGTGCAGTTTGCAGCTGCGTGTGTTGACAATTATGTGATCAGTGTCTTTTTGGACCCCAGGAAGTTTAATCTGATGAatgttgtttttacatttagtcatttagcagacgctcttatccagagcgacttacagtaattacagggacattccccccgaggcaagtagggtgaaatgccttgcccaaggacaccgtcatttggcacggtggggaatcgatccggcaaccttctgattacaagcctgactccctcaccgctcagccatctgactccccccatTTGCTGATTTTGATCCAAATAAGCTAGTCTGATAGTAACGGCAACCAGAGATGCTCTGGTTACCAACGAAACAAATTTATATCAAGTGAGAAACGCAATTGATTAATTGACCTACAGAACTGCCTCTTCTAAAAACACAACCACTGGAGGCATCCAATGGGAAATGGAAAGTTGTCTCTCTGCCCTTGTTTTTCATTGATTGTCATCTCCTGTCTTCAGTATCATTGGAGCTGTTCGCACAGGATGGTACATGATGCACATACTCTCCACAACTGGCTTCAGACAGTCTATATGTGACCAGAGTTTCTACTATGCCCCAGTCAGCAAGTTCTGGGCATGTGCCTTTGTCCTGAGCAAAGCCCCTGAACTAGGTAAGACTTCCATTCAAATCTGCATCTGAAAACGTTTTTTATCCTTGACGTCAACCGTTAACAGGGACAATTGGTAGATCGGTTTCAGTAGCCCATCATGCATTGGGTTATGTTTGTGGTGATTGCCCACTGGAATATCACTGCAATACGAGTAGGGAACCGCCATAACTCACCGTCTCCTCCCTTGCAGGTGACACGGCCTTCATTGTGTTACGTAAGCAGCGCCTCATCTTCCTCCATTGGTACCACCACATCACCGTGCTGCTCTACTCCTGGTACTCCTACAAGGACATGGTGGCCGGCGGCGGCTGGTTCATGACCATGAACTACTCAGTGCACGCCCTCATGTACTCCTACTACGCTGTTAGGGCGGCCGGCCTGCGGGTGCCCCGCCCCTTCGCCGTGGTCATCACCACCATGCAGATCGCACAGATGGTCATGGGGCTAACTGTCAGTGGGCTGGTGTACTGCTGGAtgcaggagggtgactgttacTCCCGAGTTGACAACATTGCGTGGGCCTCGCTCATGTACCTCAGCTACCTGGtgcttttctcctccttcttctacCAGACCTACCTGCGAGGCTCTGGACGAGCCAAGGTCGCTAAGACCGATTAGGCTCTCCTCACTTCGGTTCATCCACGTTCAATACTTGTTGCCCACATCACCCCCAAGCTTAATATTGTTGTACACTTTTGGTAAGACGTTTGTTTTTACGGTAAATTTCAGAAATGGTCACAACTGAGGTGTGAATCTGTTCAGACTTTTCACCTGGATATTGCATTAGTTCTTTTCTCCCCGTCGAGGTTGATGTCTATGCGTCACAGCAGACACCCATTAATGACACCCAGTTTCCGAGCAGACAGGTATGACAGGTTTCTCTCTTGCATTTTTATCTCGATGCTGTTGCTCTGAACTTGTGAATGGAGGGTGGATGATCTGTGCCCTTTTTTGCCCCAGCCCCAAATAGTTTGCATTTCTCTGGCATTACCTCAGGTGAAGGCTTGCAGAACAAGCTTGTCTCCTTGCAGGTGTATTTGTTGTGGGTGTGGAACTCGTGGGCGTCTCAAAGATGAGCCCAAACTCACTTCCTTGAAGTATAGCTTTGATGCCATTCAGAATTTAATTTGAAAGGAGCTTATCAAATTATATTCCTCTAAGTAGGTTTTATTTATAGACTATTTATTCACCTGAACTTATGATGCTAACTGGACTGGTGCTGAAACGTTCAATGGTCTCACTCCAAGTCTAGTATTGTCAGTTTTTACACACAGAATTGTTGTATTTGTACGCGTGCGATGCAACATAGTATGTTAATTGTTATGCATTCAAATGGCTGGCGCCTCTATAGGTTTAGTACGACTGATGTCAGGTATTCTGTCCATCTCTACGTCATTCTCACAGGAATGAGTTTTATTGACTTTAACCCTTAACATTCCATTTATAAAGCAGTATGAGCCAAATGTTAAACTCTCAAAGACTACATTTCATAGATCTTTTATTGTAGTTCGTCTTCATGCTGGCCAAGTTTATTTGTTTCCGCAGTCATATTTATTTTCGTATTTATTGAATTACCTAGATTTTATTTTGGATGTCTAGATGGTGCAGCCATAACTGTTTTCTACTGGTAAAATCTATTTAGTGTACATGGTCATATTGACAAATGTTGGTTTTTTGGCACAGCATAGCTTGGAGAATAATTTGTGATTTGAAGGGCATATCATAAAATATTTTATACTtgtacagaggggggggggggggggggggggggggaagaatgcCTTGTTTATGAAGTATCTTTGTTGAGTTAACAGAATGTACCCTATGCTGCAGTGATGGTCAACTCAGGATAGAATCTGAAACTAGCATTTTATTTTTAGCTAGTGCTgtgtacaaaaaaaacactgatgtGCCAAATGAAGCAGAACATGTAAATAATTGGAGTTACTGATGACGGAAGCATTGCCCGAAGGACCTTAATTCCACTGTGATCCAGATGTATATATTGTTGGATATGAttaaaaataccaaaccaaTTGAATTTTATTTTAACTTGAATATAATAAAGCTGGACTGTTTGTAATTTCTTGTTGTGGCAATCTGTGAATTTACAGCAGGTAATTTCACAACACTACCACTTTGTGTGGCCCTCTTTCAACAAACTAAAGCTAAGCTTTTACGCATTTGACTCTGAATCCTTTGAACTTTTACAAAACTAAGACTGGTATTAGAATCTAGATTCAAGATTGGAAAGTACTCAAATTTTTATAGGTGTATTActtttacaaaaacaaagacTACAAAGACTTTTTGAAGAGGTTTAATAATTTCACAGTCATTTTTGTGCCTTGTACAACTATCCTTGATACTAAGGCACTAATCTCCTTTCAGGCAGTACAGGCAGACAACTATTTGAGTTCGAAGACTAGAATGTTCTGAGATTAAGGGGATGTCTGGCccatctccctccagctcttccACAATAACAAGTTGTTGCTCTTGGCCTTGGCGACAAGAAAGCGAGGGAGCTTCATGCCATTGAACTGACCCACTCCGTCATTATGGCCCATAGCCAAAAGCATTGTCACACTGCCTGTTGAGTAGAAAAACATTGTTAAAAACCACAGCTTTTTTGCACAAGACCATATGCCTCAAACAAGACTGGAGAACTGGTATAGTAATGCGTTGTAGTTGGTGTAGCAATAAACTAGCAGGGGATGACTTGTGATTCTACTGATGGGTGGTTGACATCAACGGATGTTGGATATTAGATGTTATATTAGGTGTAAGCTGACAGTCGTAACTAAGTTGTATTCATGATCAAAGGGATGAGAAGCGTAGTGGTGTGTGATTCCGTTACCTGGGTGATAGGCTGCCTGAGCCTTTCCAGCCAAACGATATGCTATGTTGTTAACCGCAACCCCAGCGTGAAGCCCTGCGGCATATGCAGTCTTGGGTTCCTTGAGATTGGTACAGTCCCCGACTGCGTACACGTTTTCATAGCCCTCCACCTGCAGATGCTTGTTCACTTTCAACGCTCCGTTCTCCGCCAGGCATCCGTCTGAAATGGCAATGTCAGCGAAGTGGCACGATAAGCTGATTGAAGATTTGAATGATCAAATCGGTCTTTCAAAACACCATGGCATACGATAAGAACCACAAACATTGCAGGTCATTGAGGAAGTGGGGGGGTTGAACCAGTTACACTAGAACAGCAGAGGACAGGAGTATAAAAGGCAGTATTTGTCTCCCTCTTGTGACAACGAATGCAGTAGACAAATCGAttatctctcacacaaacatactcaaAGTTGAGCTATAAGCGGAGGAGTTGATCTTGGACCCGGTGCAGCTGATAACAAGGTCTGCTGTGATCTCCAAACCCTTGTCTGTGGTAATAACCGTATCCTTCTTGATCACATTCAATTCCAGCTCAGCCAAGTTAGACACCTTCTGCCCtggaaataaataataaagattTATCAAAAATACTGACACACTGGGTAATAAATGTGTTGAAGGAATGAGTGAACAATTCATTTAAAGACTAATAAAGTAATTGGGAATATCAATTATCCAAAATATTGTGAAGTCTTAAACTGCTCTCTACATTttaaacatatatatacacatatatatacacatatatacatatacataaacACTTGAAAAGTGAGCCCTCCTCCATGATCTTGTAATGATGTAGCTGAATGGAACCCTAACTTTATCTATTCCTGTATGTTGCCATAACTATGCAAGCTCTTTCTGACTATGCAGCTTTTGGCACTGCCCTCCGCATTACATCTCACCCAGCACAAGTTCCACGCCTTTCTCCAACAGCACCTCCTTGGCCTGCTCTCTGACACTGGGCAGCAGCTCTTTGTCTGCCATTCCGATATGAGAATGGATTAGAATCACCTGAAAATAtatggagagagatatgagGTGCAGACACATGACTATGGATTTGGTTTTAAGTCTGTAGTTTTGAATGGTCTCTACATGATGATTTGGAGTataaacaaaagaaagaaaagcccTCTTCAATCTTCCAGTATCGTGAGTCTGAGGGATGCATTCTACCTTTTTGTCTGGGTATTCAGTTTTGATCTCTGCAGCCATCTCCACACCTGTGGATCCACCCCCAATCACGAGGACTGAGCCAGCAGCCTGGATCTTATCAACAGGAAGAAACTATGTTAGCATTCAACGGAGAAAACATGTCTTCACGTCAACATAGCACAAGAGAACTTGATTCACAAGTCCATATATGAAGTAGTTGACTGATCTAAGACCCTACCTCATTTACAAAGTCCTCATACTTCTGAATGGCTGACTGGTATGAGACCACAGTGTTGTGCCCAGGGAAGGGTCCGTCGGTGCCCGTGCACAGTATAAGATGAGAGAATTTCACTTCCTGatgcataaacaaacacatctgcCATATAGTGTCACATAACATGCGCTGAGTTTAACAAAGTGCCACAAAGTGTGTTTACCTTCCCTCCATCCAATACTACAATTTGAGAGACAGGGTCCACCAGAACCACACTACCCTGAAGAAAACGTTCTCCAAATGTTTCAGCATACGGGATAAAGGTCTTCGGGGCAAAGCCTGTACGAAATGACTCAATATAAACGTTATGCTCAACTTTGATTTAATAAGCAGCCTAGTTTGAATGAGTGAGATTTAGGTGAAGAGTCAATGTGATGCATACCACTCTGTACAGAGGCTCTCAGTGCAGCCACATTGTGATGAAAGGCATCCCGCATGTCAATGAGAGTAAAGGGTATTCCCTTGTACTTGAGTTGCTGCGCTGCTGCGACGCCACCAAAACCACCGCCGACTACAACCACATGAACACCATCCATTGATATTTGGCCACCCATGATCTGTGAAAAATTAACCAAATGAAATGacaaacaattaaaaaatatacaatttaACTAGAAGGGAAATCTTCGTCATTTGAGTTCAAAAACTTTTAATTGCAGTAAAATTCCTGACAGACCCTGGAGAAATTAAATGAAAtgttaaaagaaaaacaaacaaaaaagtacGTGGTACATCATATTCATAATTATCAAGCAACTAATTGCAAATGTAGGGTACGTGCTCTTAACCTCGTAAAATTATACGATTATTttagaaagaaaaacaattacCGAATACAAGGAGCCCGGTGTGTCACTATAATCGGCAGTGTGCAAATTCGCTAAGAGACTTTAACAACTTTTCAACGCGTAAGAGTATGTTGTCAACACCCATGGAAGCAACTCTATTAAACAGGAATTCATTTCCTCCAATAGCAGCGTTTCCGGAAGTGGTGGGAGGATATTTGCGAGGGTGAATTTGGGTAAtcagggatttttttttgcatgcaTTTTCTCATCGGAGCTTCCTGATTGACTAGTGCCCAGACCCTTCCTGTGACACCACACCAATCAcgttttgtgatttcagtcacaTAACATCCATGCTGAACCTAGAGTCAAAGTTCTGTGGACTAGACATTGTCATAGCAGGGAAGAAAACGCTCTGGGTttaggtgtcccacattacccaaTGTCCCAGATTACCCGAATTCATCCTATTTCTAACACGGATTGAAGGAAGAATTTTTCACTTTCATGGCCTCATAGATTTGAAATTATTTCATTTTGTATGTTTAGATACACTTTTTAGTATGTATGTGTGGTACCGTgattatatgtattttttctcATTGCTAACAAATACGCATGGCGTTTTAACGACCCGTTGTCTTGCACCATTTCAAAGCCAGATAACATTTAGTTTAGACAGTGTTCATGATGACGCAATCATTTAAGAACATCGACAGCTATATATAGCCTAATCGATAGCACCTGAATCAATGACACTTATCAGAAAGATAAGGAAAAAGCTCAACAGTCACTGCCAACGCGGGACAAAGCTAAAGCAACATGTTTCACTCATCCACAACTGCAGTCGCATAGTATGTGACGTACCTTGAGGACACGTTCCAATCGTTCCAATGGTTATAATCTACTCATCTTTTTGACGCCAGTTGTTCATGGGGCTCCATTTTATGGAATCCATAATCAAAGTATTCGAAAAGATTGTTGCAATTTCAGCACAGTGAATTACATTACATGTTTTATTTCACACAACCAAGTAAAGAGAGCCGGTCCATATAACGGTTTTATTTTTTCCATATTGATATAACAACGTCATGCAATGGTTTATGGTAGCATGATTcctataataaataaatacaaaatcctaAATTAGAGTATGTCAAATAGCCTAAGGTTTTTTGTGTTTAGTGATAATCAGTGAATTACAGATTTTTATTCTGCTACTTTCGGCGCGCTAGTGAGCTGTGTtcaacagcagcacacacacataaacatagcCTCGCTTTCGGTACCTCTAAGTACCAGCCTCTTCGGGTTATTACTGCATTGCTCATCGTCAGCTAGACAATTCATGTAAGCGACTTACTGGCACAGCTGGATAAGTTCTCGAGATGTAGAACTATCTTTCCGCACCGGTCCGTATCATGAGGAAACATACGACAAGGGACGATTCGTGAAATTTTCTTGGACCGTTTGTGGGGACTTTCTGAGAGGGTATGAGCAGGCATTTAATCGTTAAAGACAATTGTTTTGTTAAGATGATAGTTGATTCAATGCCAAAGGCAAAGTACTAAAAGCCTTTTAACTTATGTGAAATGCGAAAACGTTTGTATTTTGTAAATTGGGAAACATTTTAGTAGAATAAACTACCCTATTTAAGTTTCCCTGGGCTTTGTTTCTCTATGGCGCCCCGTTCCCATGGTAAAGTTTACCCTCTCACCTCAAGGGAACAGAAGAATGTTTTAAATGATTTCCCTTTAGCAGCCCATTAAATATCAGATTAAACGGTTATTAGGAGGTTGCATGTTAACTGAACAATACATTAAGCATAAACCTACCTCAATgaggtagcctactgtaaatgACAGCGCCATTTCAAAGGCTTTCGTGAATGGTCAGTTTTCTAATCTTTGTTTCCAAAGTAAAATGAATGTAgcctatttgtttttttttacaaaccgtTTAACAATCATTCTTACAAGGCAACTTTGATTAGTCTCATTTATCATGTACGCTCATTGTATTTTGAATGTAGATTTCACATAGCACAACATTAATTGGCTATGTTGGATATATCCATGGATGGATATATCCATCCTCATTGAAAGGAATGGAATTGTACGAAAGCTATACAAAATGCTACTACACGTGCATTTGAATCAGTGACATACGTGCACCCCTGTGGTATGTAGCCTAATAAGATCTAAGACCGCTTGTTTCAGTACTTTAAAATGAGGCGAGTTAAATGACACTGCACATTATTTACCATACAGTGCCTAATTTACTTAAGCTGTGGATTTCAGGGCCAATAGCTGGATACTTTCCGAGGACATTGCAACCACTAGGGCAGATGTTTTAGCCTGTGGTTGGAGGATTCCCAAGGACTGATTCCAAGCCTTAAAGCAGCAGATACCAATATGTAGAAGGCCTGGGCTTTAAACCAAAGAGGTTCACTTcatctttaatatatattcCATTCATACAGTTCGAGTGAAGGCCATAGGCTGAACCATGCACTGTTTTGCTCCTTCTCTGAGCGCTGGAGGTCTCATAAAACCGCTGTCTTTTCAACAGCTGGAATCAATGCAATATGTTGTgggatggatgaggaggagcagaaccGCTATGTGGCCCAGCTGAAGGAGGAGTTTGACAGCTGTGATACCACAGGCACTGGCTACCTGGACAAGGAAGACCTGACTGTCCTCTGCCATAAACTGCACCTGGACGCTCACCTTCCTATACTGCTGGACACTCTGCTTGGACCGCACCATTGTGCACGGGTATGCAGTTATTATGCTACAGTAATATGTTACCAAATAGCTGTTAGATAGTACTATATGATGTAATTGAATTAATTGAATTGGTGTTGACTGTAGACAAGAGTCTCTAATTGCTCAATTGTCGATGTCACTGAAAGCGGCTGACTCAACTAAATAACTGTCTCCTTTTGCAGATTAACTTTGAGGAGTTTAAAGAGGGGTTTGTAGCAGTGCTGTCGCGCTCTCTAGACTTCAGCACCTCTGAGGAAGAGAGTAGCTACCTAGAGCCAGGTAAAACAACTTTCACTGAACTATCCCTGAGGGTTAAAGTAACTCATGAATGATTCTTCTTCGTTCAAAAAATGTTGGCCATGCCATTGTGCAAGTAGATTTGTTTACACGGGGGCTTATCAGTGGGTTGTACGTGCATTGAAAGCTGCAAGTTCTGTTTATTATCCTTGTGCTCCTCTGATGGGGCCAAGATGTGGATAAGATGAGTGCTTTATGTAAACAATGTGTCACCATGGATAGGAGTCTGTGTTGCAAGATAGCAGGGATCCATAAGGCAAGTTCTATCAGCCTTGACCAACATGTCAATATTGGAGACGTTGCTTAGACTACTGTAGGTTTATGGTGGAGACCCAACATGCTGATTTCTTCCCAGGCCATTAGGAAATCATCCAAACTTGCTTAATCTATGGCTGTGGAGTTCTGTGTCATGGTTTCTCCTTTGTGGTGTGGACATCTTGAGATTTACCAATACCATTATGAAAATGGTGTTAATTACTATACTAAAATTGGCTCGCTGACACATGACTTCCAAAGTTTGACTTCCATCTTCAAAATCCCTTTGAGCTCTCTGAACAATTGAAATGCCATTTAaggtttgataaaaaaaaatgtcatcAAAGTGTTGCCCATGGTAATAACTACAGtacagatattttcaattggaaTCTTCCATTTCATTTTGTTCTGAAAAGAAATATTGGCATCATTAAGTTCATAACTTTATGAAGATCCCTCTTCTTTGTTGATCCACATAATCTGAAGGTCCTTTTACCTGTCCTAATCAAAACCTTAAGCATTAGCTAATGGTTACAGTCAAATAATAACTACCTAAATACATTGAGCTGATTTTACCTTTGGGATACTGTGTTGAGGCATCTATCAGTGAAGGCACCATGTAATCCTCAATGTAATGTGTTCCTCAAGGAGAAGATTTGACCTCATATTGTTAAGTGGGTCTGGT of Hypomesus transpacificus isolate Combined female chromosome 11, fHypTra1, whole genome shotgun sequence contains these proteins:
- the LOC124473491 gene encoding elongation of very long chain fatty acids protein 6-like, with the protein product MNGTDRTSLSEYGFEQQFDERVAIEWMQENWSKSFVFCGLYAALVFGGQHFMKERQKLNLRRPLVVWSLSLAIFSIIGAVRTGWYMMHILSTTGFRQSICDQSFYYAPVSKFWACAFVLSKAPELGDTAFIVLRKQRLIFLHWYHHITVLLYSWYSYKDMVAGGGWFMTMNYSVHALMYSYYAVRAAGLRVPRPFAVVITTMQIAQMVMGLTVSGLVYCWMQEGDCYSRVDNIAWASLMYLSYLVLFSSFFYQTYLRGSGRAKVAKTD
- the aifm2 gene encoding apoptosis-inducing factor 2 isoform X1 — translated: MGGQISMDGVHVVVVGGGFGGVAAAQQLKYKGIPFTLIDMRDAFHHNVAALRASVQSGFAPKTFIPYAETFGERFLQGSVVLVDPVSQIVVLDGGKEVKFSHLILCTGTDGPFPGHNTVVSYQSAIQKYEDFVNEIQAAGSVLVIGGGSTGVEMAAEIKTEYPDKKVECIPQTHDTGRLKRAFLSFVYTPNHHVETIQNYRLKTKSIVMCLHLISLSIYFQVILIHSHIGMADKELLPSVREQAKEVLLEKGVELVLGQKVSNLAELELNVIKKDTVITTDKGLEITADLVISCTGSKINSSAYSSTLNGCLAENGALKVNKHLQVEGYENVYAVGDCTNLKEPKTAYAAGLHAGVAVNNIAYRLAGKAQAAYHPGSVTMLLAMGHNDGVGQFNGMKLPRFLVAKAKSNNLLLWKSWREMGQTSP
- the aifm2 gene encoding apoptosis-inducing factor 2 isoform X2, encoding MGGQISMDGVHVVVVGGGFGGVAAAQQLKYKGIPFTLIDMRDAFHHNVAALRASVQSGFAPKTFIPYAETFGERFLQGSVVLVDPVSQIVVLDGGKEVKFSHLILCTGTDGPFPGHNTVVSYQSAIQKYEDFVNEIQAAGSVLVIGGGSTGVEMAAEIKTEYPDKKVILIHSHIGMADKELLPSVREQAKEVLLEKGVELVLGQKVSNLAELELNVIKKDTVITTDKGLEITADLVISCTGSKINSSAYSSTLNGCLAENGALKVNKHLQVEGYENVYAVGDCTNLKEPKTAYAAGLHAGVAVNNIAYRLAGKAQAAYHPGSVTMLLAMGHNDGVGQFNGMKLPRFLVAKAKSNNLLLWKSWREMGQTSP